Genomic DNA from Streptomyces venezuelae:
CACGCGCAGCAGATAGTCCTTGCGGTGGAGCGGATCGTGGTCGGTGCGCTCGCGCGTCGGAACCGTGCCGCCGCGCACGGGCCGGTAGTGGTCGAAGGCGGACTCCAACTCGCCCTCGCCCCGCGTGAGTCCGGGCAGGAGCTGCTCCAGCGCGTGCACCCGCTGCGCGGGGATGTCCCCCTCCAGCCGGTACGACGCCCCGGCCCCGCCCGTCGTCTGCGTGTGCGGGACGGCGCGCAGCCGGGCGAGCGCGGGCAGGACAGCGCCGACCGTGTCGGCGGGCACGTCGAGCCGGAAGCGGTGCATCGGCTCGTGCACCTCCGTGCCCGCCGCCCGCAGTGCGTCCATCAGGACCAGCGGCGTCAGGTGCCGGAAGTCCCCCGCGGTGCTCGACATGCTCTTGTCGAACGTGCCGTGGGCGTGGCTCTGCCGCGGCCAGTATCCGGCGTGCGTCATCGTGACCGTGCAGTCGGGGACGCGCCAGCCGTGAACGCCCTGGTGGAGCGTCTCCCTGACGGTCTCCTCGACGGCTCGGAAGAACGCGTACGGCATGGACCCGAGCTCCACGCCGAGCCGGAACTCCACGCCCGCCCCGACCGGCGCGGGCTCCACCCGCAGCCCGACCGTGGCCAGGAACGGATTGGGGTCCGTGTCGATGACCTCGTGCGCCGCACCGGTGCCGACGACCCGCTCCACGCAGATCGTCGTGGTCTCCCGGAACGTCACGTCGAGCCCGTACTCCTCGGCGAGCGTCGCCTGGATGACCTCCTTCTGCACCTCTCCGTAGAGCGAGACCGAGACCTCCTGACGGACGTCGTCCTGCCGCAGGTCGATCAGCGGGTCCTGCTCGGCGAGCTGACCGAGCGCGAGGTGCAGCGCACCGCGGTCGTCGGCGCGCAGCGGGCTGACGACGGTCTCCAGGGTGGGCGGCGTGAAATGCCGCGCACCGGCCTGGTCCCCTTCGCGCGGTACGCCGATGACGTCCCCGATCCGTACGTCCCCGAGCCCCCGTACCTTCCCGATCTGCCCCGCGCGCACCTCGTCACGCGGTACGTCGGCGCCCTGCTCGAAGACGCTGACGCCGGTGACCTTGCCTTCCCGGAGGCGGTCGCGGACGCGGACGGTGCCCGAGAACATGCGTACGTAGGCGATCTTCTCCCCGGCGGCACCGCGCTCCACCTTGAAGACGCTGCCGGAGGCGGGAGCGTCGGCGTCCCCGCGGCGGGCGGGGAGCAACTCCCTTATGCCGCACATCAGTTCAGGTACCCCTACGCCCGTGACGGCCGACCCGAAGAAGACCGGGTGCACGAGGGCGCGACGGGTCTGCCGGGCGAGCTCCGCGCGGAGCCGGGCGTACGAGAGGGACGCCGGGTCGTCGACGTACGCGGCGAGAAGCGCGTCGTCGTGCTCGG
This window encodes:
- a CDS encoding elongation factor G yields the protein MQSPLPHTLNLGILAHIDAGKTSLTERLLHAAGVIDEVGRVDDGNTQTDSLALERRRGITIKSAVVSFSIGGTAVNLIDTPGHPDFIAEVERVLSVLDGAVLVVSAVEGVQAQTRVLLRTLRRLRIPTLVFVNKTDRRGARYEGVLRHIAERLTPDVVPMGSVPGIGTRGARFVPFAEGDEGFGARLSELLAEHDDALLAAYVDDPASLSYARLRAELARQTRRALVHPVFFGSAVTGVGVPELMCGIRELLPARRGDADAPASGSVFKVERGAAGEKIAYVRMFSGTVRVRDRLREGKVTGVSVFEQGADVPRDEVRAGQIGKVRGLGDVRIGDVIGVPREGDQAGARHFTPPTLETVVSPLRADDRGALHLALGQLAEQDPLIDLRQDDVRQEVSVSLYGEVQKEVIQATLAEEYGLDVTFRETTTICVERVVGTGAAHEVIDTDPNPFLATVGLRVEPAPVGAGVEFRLGVELGSMPYAFFRAVEETVRETLHQGVHGWRVPDCTVTMTHAGYWPRQSHAHGTFDKSMSSTAGDFRHLTPLVLMDALRAAGTEVHEPMHRFRLDVPADTVGAVLPALARLRAVPHTQTTGGAGASYRLEGDIPAQRVHALEQLLPGLTRGEGELESAFDHYRPVRGGTVPTRERTDHDPLHRKDYLLRVVRRTSGGGREDAATTRR